The Haloarchaeobius amylolyticus genome window below encodes:
- a CDS encoding winged helix-turn-helix domain-containing protein, translating into MSDVVVDQLPPDEAFALISHETRFRILEELNEADEPLAFARLRERVGMRDTGQFNYHLGKLTDRFVRKVEDDDGSAGRYKLTAAGKRVVGGVLSGGLTKTIDGETVPVGSGCLFCGEEMELAFETDRIRVQCPECGEMFTDIEVPAGVMEGHAREDAPAVVDRWLKRYIHIDEFGFCGTCDGPLSRRVLSSGDPDPPDWLTEDDGWEVAVRNECERCGDSSYSDLGAALLSHPAIVAFHHDHGIDVRETPLWEHDWLSTKTADVVEEDPLRVELSFSLDDERLVLVVDRGLTVVEEHREAV; encoded by the coding sequence ATGAGTGACGTCGTCGTCGACCAGCTCCCACCAGACGAAGCGTTCGCCCTCATCTCTCACGAGACGCGCTTTCGCATCCTCGAGGAACTCAACGAGGCCGACGAACCCCTCGCCTTCGCCCGGCTCCGCGAGCGCGTCGGCATGCGCGACACCGGCCAGTTCAACTACCACCTCGGGAAACTGACAGACCGGTTCGTCCGGAAGGTCGAGGACGACGACGGGTCGGCGGGGCGGTACAAGCTCACCGCCGCGGGCAAGCGCGTCGTCGGCGGGGTCCTCTCCGGCGGCCTGACCAAGACCATCGATGGCGAGACCGTCCCCGTCGGGTCGGGCTGTCTGTTCTGCGGCGAGGAGATGGAACTCGCCTTCGAGACCGACCGCATCCGCGTCCAGTGCCCAGAGTGCGGCGAGATGTTCACCGACATCGAGGTGCCCGCCGGCGTGATGGAGGGCCACGCCCGCGAGGATGCCCCCGCGGTCGTCGACCGCTGGCTGAAACGCTACATCCACATCGACGAGTTCGGGTTCTGTGGGACGTGTGACGGCCCGCTCTCGCGCCGGGTGCTCTCCAGCGGGGACCCGGACCCCCCGGACTGGCTGACCGAGGACGACGGCTGGGAGGTCGCGGTCCGGAACGAGTGCGAGCGCTGTGGGGACAGCTCGTACAGCGACCTCGGCGCGGCGCTGCTCTCGCACCCGGCCATCGTCGCGTTCCACCACGACCACGGCATCGACGTCCGGGAGACGCCCCTGTGGGAGCACGACTGGCTGTCGACGAAGACGGCTGACGTGGTCGAGGAAGACCCACTCCGGGTCGAACTCTCCTTCTCGCTGGACGACGAGCGACTCGTCCTCGTTGTCGACCGGGGGCTTACCGTGGTCGAGGAGCACCGCGAAGCGGTCTGA